The Streptomyces sp. NBC_00162 genome window below encodes:
- a CDS encoding nucleotide sugar dehydrogenase, producing MPADLAVIGLGHLGLPLAQAAVAARIETVGYDSGPVTDSTLTAAEIRRMSAAGFRVTTNPAELGRVRTAVICAPTQLGADRALDLSAVGEAGQALAARLRPHTTVILESAVHPGVTEEYLRPILEAGSGLRAGRDFHLAYSPSRHDPGNRTHGIANTPKVIGGLTPACTESAHAFYARLTEKVVRARGLREAETVQLLETNYRHVNIALMNEMAVLCHDLGVDLWDVIRCAETKPYGFQAFRPGPGVGGHGVPLDPNYLPHTTRTPGHPLRMIGLAQEINNRMPQYVIQRSATLLNEHGKSARGARVLLLGVTYKPDLADQEGSPAREIASRLLDLGALVSYHDPFITGWRVRDQPVPRADSLYEAAANADLTILLQHHRTYDLQGLAVKAQLLLDTRGASPAGAAHRL from the coding sequence ATGCCCGCAGACCTCGCCGTCATCGGACTCGGCCATCTCGGCCTCCCCCTCGCCCAGGCGGCCGTCGCCGCCCGGATCGAGACGGTCGGCTATGACAGCGGTCCGGTCACGGACTCCACCCTCACCGCCGCCGAGATCCGCCGCATGTCGGCGGCCGGCTTCCGGGTCACCACCAACCCCGCCGAGCTCGGCCGGGTCCGTACCGCCGTCATCTGCGCCCCCACCCAGCTCGGCGCCGACCGCGCACTGGACCTGTCCGCCGTCGGCGAGGCCGGCCAGGCGCTCGCCGCCCGGCTGCGCCCGCACACCACCGTGATCCTCGAATCCGCCGTCCACCCGGGCGTCACCGAGGAGTACCTGCGCCCGATCCTCGAAGCGGGCTCCGGGCTCCGGGCCGGCCGGGACTTCCACCTGGCCTACTCCCCCAGCCGCCACGACCCGGGCAACCGCACGCACGGCATCGCCAACACCCCCAAGGTGATCGGCGGCCTCACCCCCGCCTGCACGGAGAGCGCGCACGCCTTCTACGCCCGCCTCACCGAGAAGGTGGTCCGGGCCCGCGGCCTGCGCGAGGCCGAGACCGTACAGCTCCTGGAGACCAACTACCGGCACGTCAACATCGCCCTGATGAACGAGATGGCGGTGCTCTGCCACGACCTCGGCGTCGACCTGTGGGACGTCATCCGCTGCGCCGAGACCAAGCCGTACGGTTTCCAGGCGTTCCGCCCCGGCCCGGGGGTCGGCGGCCACGGGGTCCCCCTGGACCCGAACTACCTCCCCCACACCACCCGCACCCCCGGCCACCCCCTGCGCATGATCGGCCTGGCCCAGGAAATCAACAACCGGATGCCGCAGTACGTCATCCAGCGGTCCGCCACCCTGCTGAACGAGCACGGCAAATCCGCCCGCGGCGCCCGCGTCCTCCTCCTCGGCGTCACCTACAAGCCCGACCTCGCCGACCAGGAGGGCTCTCCGGCGCGCGAGATCGCCAGCCGCCTCCTCGACCTGGGGGCGCTCGTCAGCTACCACGACCCGTTCATCACGGGCTGGCGGGTCAGGGACCAGCCGGTCCCCCGGGCCGATTCCCTGTACGAGGCCGCCGCCAACGCGGACCTGACGATCCTGCTCCAGCACCACCGCACCTACGACCTGCAAGGCCTGGCGGTGAAGGCCCAGTTGCTCCTGGACACCCGCGGCGCCAGCCCGGCGGGCGCGGCCCACCGGCTCTGA
- a CDS encoding glycerol-3-phosphate dehydrogenase/oxidase, with translation MRTATLGPAQRAEALARMAERELDVLVVGAGVVGAGTALDAATRGLSTGLVEARDWASGTSSRSSKLIHGGLRYLEMLDFALVREALKERGLLLERLAPHLVKPVPFLYPLQHKGWERWYAGSGVALYDAMSISSGHGRGLPVHRHLSRKRALRVAPALRKDALVGALQYYDAQMDDARYVATLVRTAAAYGAQCANRARVIGFLREGERVVGARVRDVEGGGEYEIRAKQVVNATGVWTDDTQALIGERGQFHVRASKGIHLVVPKDRIHSSTGLILRTEKSVLFVIPWGRHWIVGTTDTDWDLDKAHPAASSADIDYLLEHVNSVLAVPLTRDDVQGVYAGLRPLLAGESDATSKLSREHTVAHPVPGLVVVAGGKYTTYRVMAKDAVDEAVHGLDQRVAECVTEDVPLVGAEGYRALWNARARMAARTGLHVVRVEHLLNRFGSLTEELLDMIAADPGLGEPVTGAEDYLRAEIVYAASHEGARHLDDVLTRRTRISIETFDRGTRSARECAELMAPVLGWDKQQIEKEVEHYEKRVQAERESQRQPDDQTADAARLGAPDIVPL, from the coding sequence GTGAGGACAGCGACACTGGGACCGGCGCAGCGCGCCGAGGCCCTCGCCCGGATGGCCGAGCGGGAGCTGGACGTACTGGTCGTGGGCGCGGGCGTGGTCGGCGCCGGCACCGCGCTCGACGCGGCGACCAGAGGCCTGTCGACCGGCCTGGTGGAGGCGCGGGACTGGGCGTCGGGCACCTCCAGCAGGTCGAGCAAGCTCATCCACGGCGGCCTGCGGTATCTGGAGATGCTCGACTTCGCCCTCGTGCGGGAGGCGCTGAAGGAGCGCGGCCTGCTGCTGGAGCGCCTCGCACCGCACCTGGTGAAGCCGGTGCCGTTCCTGTACCCCTTGCAGCACAAGGGCTGGGAGCGGTGGTACGCGGGCTCGGGCGTGGCGCTCTACGACGCGATGTCGATCTCCAGCGGGCACGGCCGGGGGCTGCCGGTGCACCGGCACCTCTCGCGCAAGCGCGCGCTGCGGGTGGCCCCGGCGCTGCGCAAGGACGCGCTGGTGGGCGCCCTGCAGTACTACGACGCCCAGATGGACGACGCGCGGTACGTGGCGACCCTGGTCCGGACGGCCGCGGCGTACGGGGCGCAATGCGCCAACCGGGCGAGAGTGATCGGCTTCCTCCGTGAGGGCGAACGGGTGGTCGGCGCGCGGGTGCGGGACGTGGAGGGCGGCGGGGAGTACGAGATCCGCGCGAAGCAGGTCGTGAACGCGACCGGGGTGTGGACGGACGACACCCAGGCGCTGATCGGGGAGCGCGGGCAGTTCCACGTACGGGCGTCGAAGGGCATCCATCTGGTCGTACCGAAGGACCGAATCCATTCGAGCACCGGGCTGATCCTGCGGACCGAGAAGTCGGTGCTGTTCGTCATCCCGTGGGGGCGGCACTGGATCGTGGGGACCACGGACACCGACTGGGACCTGGACAAGGCGCATCCGGCGGCGTCGAGCGCGGACATCGACTACCTGCTGGAGCACGTGAACTCGGTGCTGGCGGTGCCGCTGACGCGGGACGACGTCCAGGGCGTGTACGCGGGCCTGCGGCCCCTGCTGGCCGGGGAGTCGGACGCGACGAGCAAGCTGTCGCGCGAGCACACGGTGGCGCACCCGGTGCCGGGGCTGGTGGTGGTGGCGGGCGGCAAGTACACGACGTACCGGGTCATGGCCAAGGACGCGGTCGACGAGGCGGTGCACGGGCTGGACCAGCGGGTGGCGGAGTGCGTTACGGAGGACGTGCCGCTGGTGGGCGCGGAGGGGTACCGGGCGCTGTGGAACGCACGGGCGAGGATGGCCGCCCGGACGGGTCTTCACGTGGTGCGGGTGGAGCACCTGTTGAACCGGTTCGGGTCGCTGACGGAGGAGCTGCTGGACATGATCGCCGCCGATCCGGGGCTGGGTGAGCCGGTCACCGGGGCGGAGGACTACCTGCGGGCCGAGATCGTATACGCCGCCTCGCACGAGGGGGCGCGGCACCTGGACGACGTGCTGACGCGGCGGACGCGGATCTCGATCGAGACCTTCGACCGGGGGACGCGGTCGGCGCGGGAGTGCGCGGAGTTGATGGCGCCGGTGCTGGGGTGGGACAAGCAGCAGATCGAGAAAGAAGTGGAGCACTACGAGAAGCGGGTACAAGCGGAGCGGGAATCGCAGCGCCAGCCTGACGACCAGACGGCGGACGCGGCGCGGCTGGGGGCGCCCGACATCGTTCCGTTGTAA
- a CDS encoding GuaB3 family IMP dehydrogenase-related protein, protein MTEIEIGRGKRGRRAYAFDDIAIVPSRRTRDPKEVSIAWQIDAYRFELPFLAAPMDSVVSPQTAIRIGELGGLGVLNLEGLWTRYEDPQPLLDEITELDEQSATRRLQEIYSAPIQADLIRQRIKEVRDSGVVTAAALSPQRTAEFSKAVVDAGVDIFVIRGTTVSAEHVSGAAEPLNLKQFIYELDVPVIVGGCATYTAALHLMRTGAAGVLVGFGGGAAHTTRNVLGIQVPMATAVADVAAARRDYMDESGGRYVHVIADGGVGWSGDIPKAVACGADAVMMGSPLARATDAPGKGNHWGMEAVHEDVPRGKKVDLGTVGTTEEILTGPSHTPDGSMNIFGALRRSMATTGYSELKEFQRVEVTVADSQHSR, encoded by the coding sequence GTGACTGAGATCGAGATCGGGCGCGGCAAGCGCGGCCGCAGGGCGTACGCGTTCGACGACATCGCCATCGTCCCGAGCCGGCGTACCCGGGACCCGAAGGAGGTCTCGATCGCCTGGCAGATCGACGCGTACCGCTTCGAGCTCCCCTTCCTGGCCGCCCCCATGGACTCGGTCGTCTCCCCGCAGACCGCGATCCGCATCGGCGAGCTCGGCGGCCTCGGCGTGCTGAACCTCGAAGGCCTGTGGACCCGGTACGAGGACCCGCAGCCGCTGCTCGACGAGATCACGGAGCTGGACGAGCAGTCCGCCACCCGCCGTCTCCAGGAGATCTACTCCGCCCCGATCCAGGCGGACCTGATCCGGCAGCGCATCAAGGAGGTGCGCGACTCCGGCGTCGTCACCGCCGCCGCACTGTCCCCGCAGCGCACCGCCGAGTTCTCCAAGGCCGTCGTGGACGCGGGCGTGGACATCTTCGTGATCCGCGGCACCACCGTGTCGGCGGAGCACGTCTCCGGCGCCGCCGAGCCGCTGAACCTCAAGCAGTTCATCTACGAGCTCGACGTCCCGGTCATCGTGGGCGGCTGCGCCACCTACACGGCGGCCCTGCACCTGATGCGCACCGGCGCCGCGGGCGTCCTGGTCGGCTTCGGCGGCGGCGCCGCGCACACCACGCGCAACGTGCTCGGCATCCAGGTCCCGATGGCGACCGCCGTCGCGGACGTGGCCGCGGCCCGCCGCGACTACATGGACGAGTCCGGCGGCCGCTACGTGCACGTCATCGCCGACGGCGGCGTGGGCTGGTCGGGCGACATCCCGAAGGCCGTCGCCTGCGGCGCCGACGCCGTGATGATGGGCTCCCCGCTGGCCCGCGCCACCGACGCGCCCGGCAAGGGCAACCACTGGGGCATGGAGGCCGTTCACGAGGACGTGCCGCGCGGCAAGAAGGTGGACCTGGGCACGGTCGGCACCACTGAGGAGATCCTCACCGGTCCGTCGCACACCCCGGACGGCTCGATGAACATCTTCGGCGCGCTGCGCCGCTCGATGGCCACCACCGGCTACAGCGAGCTCAAGGAGTTCCAGCGGGTCGAGGTCACGGTCGCGGACTCGCAGCACAGCCGCTGA
- the guaB gene encoding IMP dehydrogenase: protein MTADGVPDKFATLGLTYDDVLLLPGASDMSPDAIDTSSLISRNVRVNVPLLSAAMDKVTEARMAIAMARQGGVGVLHRNLSIADQANQVDLVKRSESGMVTDPITVHPDATLREADELCAKFRISGVPVTDPAGKLLGIVTNRDMAFESDRTRQVREVMTPMPLVTGKVGISGVDAMELLRRHKIEKLPLVDDAGILKGLITVKDFVKAEKYPNAAKDKGGRLLVGAAVGVAGDAYDRAQALIEAGADFIVVDTAHGHSRLVGDMVAKIKSNSSVDVIGGNVATRDGAQSLIDAGCDGIKVGVGPGSICTTRVVAGIGVPQVTAIYEASLAAKAAGVPVIGDGGLQYSGDIAKALVAGADTVMLGSLLAGCEESPGELLFINGKQFKSYRGMGSLGAMQSRGDQRSFSKDRYFQEGVGGDDKLIPEGIEGQVPYRGPLSAVVHQLVGGLRQSMFYVGGRTVPELQDRGRFVRITSAGLKESHPHDIQMTVEAPNYSRKG from the coding sequence ATGACTGCCGACGGAGTGCCCGACAAATTCGCCACGCTCGGACTGACCTACGACGACGTGCTGCTGCTGCCGGGCGCGTCGGACATGTCGCCTGATGCGATCGACACCTCTTCCCTCATCTCGCGCAACGTCCGGGTGAACGTTCCGCTGCTGTCCGCCGCCATGGACAAGGTCACCGAGGCCCGCATGGCCATCGCGATGGCCCGCCAGGGCGGCGTCGGCGTACTGCACCGCAACCTCTCCATCGCCGACCAGGCCAACCAGGTCGACCTGGTCAAGCGCTCCGAGTCCGGCATGGTCACCGACCCGATCACGGTGCACCCGGACGCGACGCTGCGCGAGGCCGACGAGCTGTGCGCGAAGTTCCGCATCTCCGGCGTCCCGGTCACCGACCCGGCGGGCAAGCTGCTCGGCATCGTCACCAACCGCGACATGGCCTTCGAGTCGGACCGCACCCGCCAGGTGCGCGAGGTCATGACCCCGATGCCGCTGGTCACGGGCAAGGTCGGCATCTCCGGCGTCGACGCCATGGAACTGCTGCGCCGCCACAAGATCGAGAAGCTTCCGCTGGTCGACGACGCGGGCATCCTCAAGGGCCTCATCACGGTCAAGGACTTCGTCAAGGCCGAGAAGTACCCGAACGCCGCCAAGGACAAGGGCGGCCGGCTGCTCGTCGGCGCGGCCGTCGGCGTCGCCGGTGACGCGTACGACCGCGCCCAGGCGCTGATCGAGGCGGGCGCCGACTTCATCGTCGTCGACACCGCCCACGGCCACTCCCGCCTGGTCGGCGACATGGTCGCCAAGATCAAGTCGAACTCCTCCGTCGACGTCATCGGCGGCAACGTCGCCACCCGCGACGGCGCCCAGTCGCTGATCGACGCCGGCTGCGACGGCATCAAGGTCGGCGTCGGCCCCGGCTCCATCTGCACCACCCGCGTCGTCGCCGGCATCGGCGTCCCGCAGGTCACCGCGATCTACGAGGCCTCGCTGGCCGCCAAGGCCGCGGGCGTCCCGGTCATCGGCGACGGCGGCCTGCAGTACTCCGGCGACATCGCGAAGGCCCTGGTCGCGGGCGCCGACACGGTGATGCTCGGCTCGCTGCTCGCGGGCTGCGAGGAGTCCCCGGGCGAGCTGCTCTTCATCAACGGCAAGCAGTTCAAGTCGTACCGCGGCATGGGCTCGCTCGGCGCGATGCAGTCCCGCGGCGACCAGCGCTCCTTCTCCAAGGACCGCTACTTCCAGGAGGGCGTGGGCGGCGACGACAAGCTCATCCCCGAGGGCATCGAGGGCCAGGTGCCCTACCGCGGCCCGCTTTCCGCGGTCGTGCACCAGCTCGTCGGCGGCCTGCGCCAGTCGATGTTCTACGTCGGCGGCCGCACCGTCCCCGAGCTGCAGGACCGGGGCCGCTTCGTCCGGATCACCTCGGCGGGCCTCAAGGAGAGCCACCCGCACGACATCCAGATGACGGTGGAAGCACCGAACTACAGCCGCAAGGGCTGA